A section of the Opitutaceae bacterium genome encodes:
- a CDS encoding DEAD/DEAH box helicase, whose product MDSKSAPPTHDWRTTDQDEIERRRQRARDENPGIENRTPNHPVFGNFRVQSKSGFTYDVEIRDIKERHFSCTCVDFRINGLATCKHVEAVLIHLEKTGARTFSMAKARGSSRIEVVPDASIQSLRIERGLDQLPPRLRAAFTSEGELRNPAAAGQLVTDLTLNPLPQVRLSQDIPPWLDSRRRGSERSRLRRDYEQKVQTGAYPVSETTVPLFPYQREGMLHLAFTERALLADEMGLGKTIQAIAACALLHRIGLVQRVLVITPASLKGEWQEQIQRFTTLPSQIVQGNHVARRQSYENPAFFTLANYEQARADVLEINKHLRPDVVVLDEAQRIKTWNSQTAQSIKRLSSRFAFVLTGTPIENRIDELYSIIDFLDPTVLGPLFRFNREYYEFDDRGRPSAYRNLDKLRATLKPLMLRRRKHDVENELPSRQDIHRYVAMSDAQRSHYASHEQQVAGLVAISQRRALLPREQQKLLRELAMMRMLCDTPYILSGDPEDGGECPKLRELDEVIATALSEDGVKVIVFSEWVRMLELVAQLLTRRKIAHARHTGGIPQNVRRAEILRFKNDPNCRVFLCSESGGVGLNLQVASVVINCDLPWNPARYEQRVARAWRKHQSRPVTVINLIAENTIEHRMLATLAAKQGLADGVLDGKGGLSRMPVRGNSALLERVKQMIAPTPTGRPAAPADPSRAFGALAHAALGPELLACEERISGNPATITLYVVVERGVEPARESLSEIIGEVFGRKNGAMPKLVLLDRATADALAALEASGLMQRTGGATRTLEPDPHAPPPLNAVETARLTEQIERAQKQLKLARLLGADADTFQQETSQAARQAIDCINQALAIRARLNPPAAVERALPSAIAAHWGGSRTRVDSFLNDSAAPSMELLDTLDRVCTSLSPAARTSVLSRK is encoded by the coding sequence ATGGATTCCAAATCCGCCCCTCCCACCCACGACTGGCGCACAACGGACCAGGACGAGATCGAGCGCCGCCGCCAGCGCGCCCGCGACGAGAATCCCGGCATCGAAAACCGCACGCCGAATCACCCGGTCTTTGGCAATTTCCGCGTTCAGTCCAAGAGCGGTTTCACCTACGACGTCGAGATTCGTGACATCAAGGAGCGCCACTTCTCGTGCACATGCGTCGATTTCCGGATCAATGGCCTGGCCACCTGCAAACACGTCGAGGCCGTGCTCATTCACCTCGAAAAAACCGGGGCGCGCACTTTCTCGATGGCCAAGGCCAGGGGTTCGTCACGGATAGAGGTGGTCCCGGATGCCTCGATCCAGTCGCTTCGCATCGAGCGCGGACTCGACCAGCTTCCCCCGCGGCTGCGCGCCGCCTTCACCTCCGAAGGCGAGCTGCGAAATCCCGCCGCTGCGGGTCAGTTGGTGACCGACCTCACGCTGAACCCGCTGCCGCAGGTCCGTCTTTCGCAGGACATCCCCCCCTGGCTCGACAGCCGCCGCCGCGGCAGCGAGCGCAGCCGGCTGCGGCGGGACTACGAACAGAAGGTCCAGACCGGCGCCTACCCGGTCAGCGAAACCACAGTCCCGCTTTTCCCCTACCAGCGTGAGGGCATGCTGCACCTGGCGTTCACCGAACGCGCCCTGCTCGCCGACGAAATGGGCCTGGGAAAAACCATCCAGGCCATCGCCGCATGCGCCCTGCTCCACCGCATCGGACTCGTTCAACGCGTGCTCGTGATCACGCCCGCATCCCTCAAGGGCGAGTGGCAGGAGCAGATCCAGCGCTTCACCACCTTGCCCAGCCAGATCGTCCAGGGCAATCACGTGGCCCGCAGGCAATCCTACGAGAACCCCGCCTTCTTCACCCTGGCCAACTACGAGCAGGCGCGCGCGGATGTTCTCGAAATCAACAAACACCTGCGACCGGACGTCGTCGTGCTCGACGAGGCCCAGCGCATCAAGACCTGGAACTCGCAGACCGCGCAGTCGATCAAGCGACTCAGCAGCCGCTTCGCCTTCGTGCTCACGGGAACACCCATCGAGAACCGCATCGACGAGCTCTACTCGATCATCGACTTCCTCGACCCGACCGTGCTCGGCCCGCTGTTCCGCTTCAATCGCGAGTACTACGAGTTCGACGATCGCGGACGCCCCTCCGCCTACCGGAACCTAGACAAGCTTCGGGCCACCCTGAAGCCGCTCATGCTCCGGCGCAGGAAGCACGATGTCGAAAACGAGCTGCCCAGCCGCCAGGACATCCATCGCTACGTCGCCATGTCCGACGCGCAGCGCAGCCACTACGCCTCCCACGAGCAGCAGGTCGCCGGACTCGTCGCCATCAGCCAGCGGCGCGCGCTGCTGCCACGCGAGCAGCAGAAGCTGCTGCGCGAGCTGGCGATGATGCGCATGCTGTGCGACACCCCGTACATTCTCTCCGGCGACCCCGAGGACGGCGGTGAATGCCCCAAGCTGCGTGAGCTCGATGAGGTCATTGCGACGGCCCTCTCCGAGGACGGCGTGAAGGTCATCGTCTTTTCCGAGTGGGTGCGCATGCTCGAACTGGTCGCCCAGTTGCTCACTCGCCGAAAAATCGCGCACGCCAGACACACCGGCGGCATTCCCCAGAACGTGCGCCGCGCCGAGATCCTGCGCTTCAAGAACGATCCCAACTGCCGCGTCTTCCTGTGCTCCGAATCGGGCGGCGTCGGACTCAATCTTCAGGTCGCGAGCGTCGTCATCAACTGCGATCTGCCGTGGAACCCCGCTCGCTACGAGCAGCGCGTGGCGCGCGCCTGGCGCAAGCACCAGAGCCGGCCGGTCACCGTGATCAATCTCATCGCCGAGAACACCATCGAGCACCGCATGCTCGCAACCCTCGCCGCCAAGCAGGGCCTGGCCGACGGAGTGCTTGACGGGAAAGGTGGGCTTTCGCGCATGCCGGTGCGTGGCAACAGCGCCCTGCTGGAGCGTGTGAAGCAGATGATCGCACCCACCCCCACCGGCAGACCCGCCGCGCCGGCTGATCCGTCGCGCGCCTTCGGCGCGCTGGCGCATGCCGCTCTCGGCCCGGAGCTGCTCGCCTGCGAGGAGCGCATCTCCGGCAATCCCGCGACAATCACCCTCTACGTCGTCGTCGAAAGAGGCGTGGAGCCCGCACGCGAATCGCTTTCCGAAATCATTGGCGAAGTATTCGGTCGGAAAAATGGCGCCATGCCGAAACTTGTCCTGCTCGACCGCGCAACCGCGGACGCGCTCGCGGCGCTTGAGGCGAGCGGACTCATGCAGCGCACCGGCGGCGCCACCCGCACGCTCGAGCCGGATCCCCACGCTCCACCGCCGCTCAATGCCGTCGAAACCGCGCGCCTGACCGAGCAGATCGAGCGGGCGCAAAAACAACTCAAGCTGGCCCGCCTGCTCGGAGCTGACGCAGACACCTTCCAGCAGGAAACTTCCCAGGCCGCGCGCCAGGCGATCGACTGCATCAACCAGGCGCTGGCCATCCGTGCGCGACTCAATCCCCCCGCGGCCGTCGAACGCGCGCTGCCGTCCGCCATCGCAGCACACTGGGGCGGCAGTCGCACACGGGTCGATTCCTTTCTGAACGACTCCGCCGCGCCCTCAATGGAACTGCTCGACACACTCGACCGCGTCTGCACTTCACTGTCTCCCGCCGCACGCACTAGTGTTCTGTCGCGGAAATGA
- a CDS encoding adenylosuccinate lyase, which produces MSRWDFPVSASTTAESSAVLPNVLAERYASPALRALWSPAGRIAIERDYWIAVMKAQRELGVAIPAEAIAQYEEVKDRIDVASIDARERTSLHDVKARIEEFNALAGREFIHLGLTSRDLTENVEQLQLVRSIGVFRMKTAAALLAMSRRAKEFRGVLLTGRTHNVPAQPTTLGKRFAMFGQELLQAFCRLEELHTRYPVRGLKGAVGTQLDQLTLLGGDARKVARLERRVLAHLGFKRALFAVGQVYPRSLDFEVVSALHQIGAAAASFATTLRLMAGQGLLTEGFQKGQVGSSAMPHKVNARNCERICGFSTILSGYVTMTAALAGHQWNEGDVSCSVVRRVALPDACFALDGLLETLLTVLSQLDVFPAAIAAENERELPFLATTTILMEAVKAGAGRETAHAAIKEHALATAKALRSGEGDTDMLKRLAGDKRLGLSRAHLSRVLADTRRFVGAAPQQVDEFVKTVAAATRRVKGAAAYQPGRLI; this is translated from the coding sequence ATGTCACGATGGGATTTTCCCGTGAGTGCATCCACCACCGCTGAATCCTCTGCCGTCCTTCCCAACGTACTTGCCGAACGTTACGCATCGCCGGCGCTCCGCGCACTATGGTCTCCCGCGGGCCGCATTGCGATCGAGCGGGACTATTGGATCGCGGTGATGAAGGCGCAGCGGGAGCTTGGCGTGGCGATACCGGCGGAGGCGATTGCGCAGTATGAGGAGGTGAAGGACAGGATTGACGTCGCCAGCATCGATGCGCGGGAGCGGACGTCGCTGCACGACGTGAAGGCGAGGATCGAGGAGTTCAACGCATTGGCGGGCCGTGAATTCATCCACCTCGGGCTGACGAGTCGCGACCTCACGGAGAACGTGGAGCAGCTCCAGTTGGTGCGCAGCATCGGCGTGTTTCGCATGAAGACGGCGGCGGCGCTGCTGGCGATGTCGCGGCGCGCGAAGGAATTTCGCGGCGTGCTGCTCACGGGCCGGACGCACAATGTCCCGGCGCAGCCGACCACGCTCGGCAAGCGCTTCGCGATGTTCGGACAGGAGCTGCTGCAGGCGTTTTGTCGCCTGGAGGAGCTGCATACCCGTTATCCCGTGCGCGGGCTGAAAGGGGCGGTGGGCACGCAGCTCGACCAGCTCACGCTGCTCGGCGGCGACGCGAGGAAGGTGGCGCGACTGGAGAGGCGCGTGCTGGCGCACCTCGGATTCAAGCGCGCACTTTTCGCGGTGGGGCAGGTCTATCCGCGCAGTCTCGATTTCGAGGTGGTATCGGCGCTTCACCAGATCGGTGCGGCTGCGGCCAGTTTCGCGACCACCCTGCGGCTGATGGCCGGCCAGGGGTTGCTGACGGAGGGTTTTCAAAAAGGGCAGGTCGGCTCCTCGGCGATGCCGCACAAGGTGAACGCGCGAAACTGCGAGCGCATCTGCGGGTTCTCGACGATCCTGTCGGGATACGTGACGATGACAGCGGCGCTGGCGGGGCATCAATGGAATGAAGGCGATGTCTCCTGCTCGGTGGTGAGGCGCGTGGCGCTGCCGGATGCGTGTTTTGCGCTCGACGGACTTTTGGAGACACTGCTGACGGTGCTGTCGCAGCTGGACGTCTTTCCGGCGGCAATTGCGGCGGAGAACGAGCGCGAACTTCCGTTTCTTGCGACCACGACGATCCTGATGGAGGCGGTGAAGGCGGGCGCGGGGCGGGAGACGGCGCACGCCGCGATCAAGGAGCATGCGCTGGCGACGGCGAAGGCGCTGCGTTCGGGCGAAGGTGACACCGACATGTTGAAGCGACTTGCGGGAGACAAGAGGCTCGGACTCTCTCGCGCGCACCTGAGCCGGGTGCTGGCGGATACCAGGCGATTTGTCGGGGCGGCTCCGCAGCAGGTGGATGAATTTGTCAAAACGGTTGCGGCTGCGACGCGGAGGGTCAAGGGGGCGGCCGCTTATCAGCCGGGACGCCTGATCTGA
- a CDS encoding 6-phosphofructokinase has translation MAEELVGNVLVGQSGGPTAVINASLAGVVSEALNHECIEEVYGTLNGVLGILQEDLIDLAAESQQAIRGLRHTPGAALGTVRYKLKKQQDFERVLEVFKAHNIRYFFYAGGNDSQDTADKISKLAQQQGYELRVIGVPKTIDNDLVVTDHCPGYGSVIKYISTTIREVACDNAAMGQHDLVQIVEVMGRNAGWIAAGAALAKRRDHPHDAPHIILLPEVPFSGEKFVEDVKRVLKRERYCLVVVGEGLVDADGNYVAAGDKTDAFGHAQLGGAAEFLQGLVEEGVPGVKARTLKFGMAQRAAAHCSSKADNDEAFLAGQAAVRAAVSGQTDKMVTLIRGDGDHYSVETGLAPLSEIANGVKKLPREWINEDGISMNFQFLRYAQPLIQGEVGVPYENGLPAFAQLDKRRVEKMLPAYET, from the coding sequence ATGGCTGAAGAACTCGTAGGAAACGTCCTGGTAGGCCAGTCTGGCGGCCCCACGGCTGTCATCAATGCAAGCCTCGCGGGCGTCGTCTCAGAAGCGCTCAATCACGAGTGCATCGAAGAGGTCTATGGAACGCTGAACGGGGTTCTGGGCATCCTTCAGGAGGATTTGATCGATCTTGCTGCGGAGTCGCAGCAGGCCATTCGCGGCCTGCGCCACACCCCCGGCGCCGCGTTGGGGACGGTGCGGTACAAGCTGAAGAAGCAGCAGGATTTTGAGCGCGTGCTCGAGGTTTTCAAGGCGCACAACATACGCTATTTCTTCTATGCGGGCGGCAATGACTCGCAGGACACGGCCGACAAGATTTCGAAGCTTGCGCAGCAGCAGGGGTATGAACTGCGCGTGATCGGGGTGCCGAAGACGATCGACAACGACCTGGTCGTGACGGACCACTGCCCGGGCTACGGATCGGTTATCAAGTACATTTCGACTACGATCCGGGAGGTCGCGTGCGACAATGCGGCGATGGGCCAGCATGATCTGGTGCAGATCGTGGAGGTGATGGGACGCAATGCCGGGTGGATTGCCGCGGGCGCCGCGCTGGCGAAGCGCCGCGATCACCCGCACGATGCGCCGCACATCATCCTTTTGCCCGAGGTGCCGTTTTCTGGAGAGAAGTTTGTCGAGGATGTGAAGCGGGTGCTCAAGCGTGAGCGCTACTGCCTCGTTGTCGTTGGAGAAGGCCTTGTCGATGCGGATGGCAACTACGTTGCCGCGGGAGACAAGACCGATGCGTTCGGCCATGCGCAGCTTGGCGGCGCGGCGGAGTTTCTTCAGGGCCTCGTCGAGGAGGGCGTGCCGGGAGTCAAGGCGCGCACGCTCAAGTTCGGCATGGCGCAGCGCGCGGCGGCGCACTGTTCATCGAAGGCGGACAATGATGAGGCGTTTCTCGCCGGGCAGGCGGCTGTGCGTGCGGCGGTGAGCGGGCAGACCGACAAGATGGTCACCCTCATTCGTGGCGACGGCGACCATTATTCGGTCGAAACAGGCCTTGCTCCCCTGAGCGAGATCGCCAACGGCGTGAAGAAGCTGCCGCGCGAGTGGATCAACGAGGATGGCATTTCGATGAACTTCCAGTTTCTCCGGTATGCACAGCCCTTGATCCAGGGCGAGGTGGGCGTTCCCTATGAGAACGGCCTTCCCGCGTTTGCGCAGCTCGACAAACGGCGGGTCGAGAAGATGCTGCCGGCCTACGAGACCTGA
- a CDS encoding IS630 family transposase — MSRKPTILTVTADQRGVLERWVGAHGTPQQVVKRCRIILRKAEGLDDATIAEELEVNRHTCRLWRQRFVSAGPQGLWDVANGRGRKPRRGLAKRIVEATLHTKPPGRTHWSARTLAKAQGVHASTVARIWQEHGLQPHRQETFKLSRDPQFVPKLLDVVGVYLNPPQNAVVLCVDEKSQIQALDRTQPGLPLKRGRCGTWTHDYVRHGTTTLFAALNVAAGKISGHCFPRHRHIEFLKFLRQIDAEYAEADELHLIVDNYGTHKHERVQRWLARRPRFKLHFIPTSSSWLNLVERWFAELTGKAVRRGSFSSVPDLINSITRFIEQWNQEPTPFVWTAKAEDILARIERCRRRLEAIQPGCTRRKPRKKAA; from the coding sequence ATGAGCAGGAAACCGACGATTCTGACGGTCACGGCAGACCAACGTGGCGTTTTGGAGCGCTGGGTGGGCGCGCACGGTACGCCCCAGCAGGTGGTGAAGCGCTGCCGGATCATTTTGCGCAAGGCCGAAGGGCTGGACGATGCCACGATTGCGGAGGAGCTGGAGGTGAACCGGCACACCTGCCGGCTGTGGCGCCAGCGCTTTGTGTCCGCAGGTCCGCAAGGATTGTGGGACGTGGCGAATGGCCGCGGGCGCAAGCCGCGCCGAGGGCTGGCGAAAAGGATCGTCGAAGCGACGCTGCACACGAAGCCGCCGGGGCGGACGCACTGGAGCGCGCGAACCCTGGCGAAGGCGCAGGGCGTGCATGCGAGCACAGTCGCGCGTATCTGGCAGGAGCATGGGTTGCAGCCGCACCGACAGGAGACGTTCAAACTCTCCCGCGATCCACAGTTTGTGCCCAAACTGCTCGATGTGGTGGGCGTTTACCTCAACCCACCGCAAAACGCGGTGGTGCTCTGCGTGGACGAGAAAAGCCAGATTCAGGCGCTGGATCGCACGCAACCAGGCCTGCCGCTGAAGCGCGGTCGCTGCGGCACCTGGACGCACGACTACGTGCGCCATGGCACGACCACGCTGTTTGCCGCATTGAACGTGGCCGCCGGCAAGATCAGCGGCCACTGCTTCCCGCGCCACCGGCACATCGAGTTCCTGAAGTTCCTGCGACAAATCGACGCGGAATATGCCGAGGCGGACGAGCTCCATCTTATCGTCGACAATTACGGCACCCACAAACACGAGCGGGTGCAGCGCTGGCTCGCCCGGCGTCCACGCTTCAAACTGCACTTCATTCCCACCAGTTCGAGCTGGCTCAATCTGGTGGAGCGCTGGTTTGCCGAACTCACCGGCAAGGCGGTGCGTCGCGGCAGCTTCTCCAGTGTTCCCGATCTGATCAACTCGATCACCCGCTTCATCGAGCAATGGAACCAGGAGCCCACGCCATTTGTTTGGACCGCCAAGGCGGAGGACATCCTTGCCAGGATCGAACGCTGTCGTCGCCGGCTCGAGGCCATCCAGCCCGGTTGCACCCGGCGAAAGCCGCGCAAGAAGGCCGCATGA
- a CDS encoding TonB-dependent receptor has protein sequence MNTHRTLLARGRHLGLAALLVASLHAQTNSPPTNSPSEKPAEDDEVYKLSPFTVSASQDTGYQAASTLAGTRLNTPVKDIGASISIYTRDFLDDIGATSSSDLLVYATSMEAAGAIGNFSGATNDINDSQVNGNGPRVNPQSSSRTRGLGAPNFTRGFFNTDIATDGYNVESVTVNRGPNSILFGVGSPAGVVESTLLRPNLNQNKNKVEIRVGDNSSLRNTVDFNRVLIKKKLAVRLTALHDEERFNQRPAFEKKERVYGALTYSPFRSTVLRTNFETGRTNANRPITVLPFKSMSSYWIDAGRQGYDWTFYDDPAVNPNARTQAAGSALEGPLIGQDQINDQVLSVYSSPSATIPDMVFRSATRVTTGTAANSVRAGTFNAVLNRDTANDQMRFLVSRNIGQIPGTFFVGNLVMPGQQPGFAPAGIKMQGFTDYSAFDFQNHMIDETARQSDSFHAFNAAFEQRAWEDRIGVELAYDSQRIDRRSRNAAFSSNNGNHIFIDVNKVLPTGQMNPNYGRPFTVAYGQSTWTNNYSDRETYRATGFLKYDFKDVSPTLGKWLGRHTATALYEENAFEGISYRNRFAVDGAAARDITASINAFARRPGAAIYLGPSIIGNNNPLQLEAIRVPLIQAGPIATPASYFVRAAGTTDPGSIVASPASLVEISDGGNAQRDVIKSQAFLLQSYWLQDHLVSLIGWRRDEDFFAQRSIAFTANPSDPNDPGKVHYGFNDLDFAHTPPFNVAGETMTYSGVLRWPQKLIRLPAGTDFSVFYNQSSNFTPSGGRVNPYNEPLASPEGDTKEYGFNLSLLDNKLSLRVNWFETNVKGQSLRPAVFGQAVNNAVLQVADFWGEEGNVNPQLVAMRNADIELLFSPLPANFRSLYGWGISGTAPNLAANGRVPLSGDTDTTDFVAKGTEFEIVYNPTRSWRILANVARQETIQNNSLPFLKSFIAAMTPVWNQLRDRARNAYPVGWLPGDPLNVETFGDWLDRTILVPFATAIATEGSASAEQRKWRANLITSYSFGRGGIFGDKLKGWTIGGAVRWQDKLGIGYPSTRNADGTVNLDLAHPYYAPDETNVDAFVSYERTIWKNRIKWKVQLNARNIIADDSVIPIGVQPWGEYSTVRLPPEKRWYLTNTFTF, from the coding sequence ATGAACACACACCGTACCTTGCTCGCTCGTGGCCGACACCTCGGTCTGGCCGCGTTGCTCGTGGCATCGCTGCACGCTCAAACCAACTCGCCCCCAACCAACTCGCCTTCCGAGAAACCCGCCGAAGACGACGAAGTCTACAAGTTGAGCCCGTTTACCGTGAGCGCCTCACAGGATACCGGCTACCAGGCGGCATCCACGCTCGCAGGCACGCGCCTGAATACGCCAGTCAAGGATATCGGCGCCTCAATCTCCATTTACACGAGGGACTTTCTGGACGACATCGGTGCCACAAGTTCCAGCGACCTTTTGGTCTATGCAACAAGCATGGAGGCGGCGGGCGCGATCGGCAATTTTTCAGGCGCCACGAACGACATCAATGACTCCCAGGTCAACGGCAACGGGCCGCGCGTCAATCCACAGAGCAGCAGCCGCACCCGCGGCTTGGGAGCCCCGAATTTCACGCGCGGATTCTTCAACACCGACATCGCCACCGACGGCTACAATGTGGAAAGCGTGACGGTCAACCGCGGCCCAAACTCCATTCTGTTTGGAGTGGGCAGCCCAGCGGGAGTTGTCGAAAGCACCCTTCTTCGTCCGAATCTCAATCAAAACAAGAACAAGGTCGAAATCCGCGTGGGCGACAACAGCAGCCTGCGCAACACCGTCGATTTCAACCGGGTGCTGATCAAGAAGAAGCTGGCCGTGCGCCTGACCGCGCTTCACGACGAGGAGCGCTTCAACCAGCGTCCCGCTTTCGAAAAGAAGGAACGCGTCTACGGCGCGCTAACCTACTCGCCATTCCGCTCGACCGTGCTTCGCACCAACTTTGAAACAGGCAGGACAAACGCCAACCGGCCGATAACGGTGCTGCCGTTCAAGAGCATGTCGAGCTACTGGATCGACGCGGGCCGGCAGGGGTACGACTGGACATTCTATGATGACCCAGCCGTCAACCCAAACGCACGCACCCAGGCCGCTGGATCGGCACTCGAGGGTCCGCTCATCGGCCAGGATCAAATCAATGATCAGGTCCTTTCAGTATATTCGAGTCCTTCCGCGACCATACCCGACATGGTCTTCCGCAGCGCGACGCGGGTTACCACCGGTACAGCCGCCAACTCTGTCCGAGCCGGCACCTTCAACGCCGTGCTCAACCGCGATACTGCGAATGACCAAATGCGTTTTCTTGTCAGCAGAAACATCGGGCAGATTCCCGGAACCTTCTTCGTCGGCAATCTTGTCATGCCAGGCCAGCAACCTGGATTCGCGCCGGCAGGCATCAAGATGCAGGGCTTCACCGACTACAGCGCCTTCGACTTTCAGAACCACATGATCGACGAGACGGCCCGGCAAAGCGACAGTTTCCATGCCTTCAATGCGGCGTTCGAACAGCGCGCATGGGAGGACCGCATCGGCGTCGAACTCGCCTACGACTCCCAGCGCATCGACAGGCGCTCGCGCAATGCGGCCTTCTCGTCGAACAACGGCAATCACATCTTTATCGACGTCAACAAGGTGCTGCCCACCGGCCAGATGAATCCCAACTACGGGCGCCCCTTCACCGTCGCCTACGGCCAGTCGACCTGGACCAACAACTACAGTGACCGCGAGACCTACCGGGCGACCGGCTTCCTCAAGTACGACTTCAAGGATGTCAGTCCCACGCTGGGAAAGTGGCTGGGACGTCATACGGCGACCGCGCTCTATGAGGAGAACGCTTTCGAGGGAATCAGCTACCGCAACCGCTTCGCCGTCGACGGAGCCGCCGCCCGGGACATCACCGCGAGCATCAACGCCTTTGCGCGCAGACCCGGGGCTGCGATCTACCTCGGCCCCTCGATCATTGGAAACAACAATCCACTCCAGCTTGAAGCCATCCGCGTTCCGCTGATCCAAGCCGGCCCCATCGCAACGCCCGCCAGCTACTTCGTTCGCGCCGCCGGCACCACCGATCCGGGTTCCATTGTCGCCTCGCCAGCGAGTCTCGTGGAGATCAGCGACGGCGGCAATGCACAGCGCGATGTCATCAAGTCGCAGGCATTCCTGCTGCAAAGCTACTGGTTGCAGGATCACCTGGTGTCCCTGATCGGCTGGCGCCGCGACGAGGATTTCTTTGCCCAGCGATCCATCGCATTCACGGCCAATCCCTCGGATCCCAACGATCCCGGCAAGGTGCACTATGGCTTCAATGATCTCGACTTCGCCCATACCCCGCCGTTCAACGTCGCGGGCGAAACCATGACGTACAGCGGCGTGCTGCGCTGGCCGCAGAAGCTGATCCGCCTGCCCGCAGGCACGGACTTCAGCGTCTTCTACAACCAATCCAGCAACTTCACGCCCTCAGGGGGTCGAGTGAATCCCTACAACGAACCGCTCGCCTCGCCCGAGGGTGACACGAAGGAATACGGCTTCAACCTGTCCCTGCTCGACAACAAGCTGAGTCTCCGGGTGAACTGGTTTGAAACCAACGTCAAGGGACAGAGCCTTCGTCCCGCGGTCTTCGGACAGGCGGTCAACAACGCGGTCCTTCAAGTCGCCGATTTCTGGGGTGAGGAAGGCAACGTCAATCCGCAGCTCGTTGCCATGCGCAACGCTGACATTGAGCTTCTCTTCAGCCCGCTGCCGGCAAACTTCCGCAGCCTCTACGGCTGGGGGATTTCAGGCACAGCCCCCAACCTCGCAGCTAATGGACGCGTTCCCCTGTCGGGCGACACGGACACCACCGACTTTGTCGCCAAGGGCACGGAATTTGAAATCGTCTACAACCCGACGCGCAGTTGGCGCATCCTCGCCAACGTGGCCAGGCAGGAAACGATTCAGAACAACTCACTGCCGTTCTTGAAGTCCTTCATTGCGGCCATGACGCCGGTCTGGAATCAGCTCCGCGATCGCGCACGCAACGCCTATCCAGTCGGCTGGCTGCCAGGCGACCCCCTCAACGTCGAGACCTTTGGCGACTGGCTGGACCGCACCATCCTGGTACCCTTCGCCACCGCCATCGCCACGGAGGGCTCCGCCTCCGCCGAGCAGCGCAAATGGCGCGCCAATCTGATCACCAGCTATTCCTTCGGCCGCGGCGGCATCTTCGGCGACAAGCTGAAAGGCTGGACGATTGGCGGTGCCGTGCGCTGGCAGGACAAACTCGGCATAGGTTATCCCTCAACGCGCAATGCCGACGGAACTGTGAACCTTGATCTCGCCCATCCCTACTACGCCCCCGACGAGACCAACGTGGACGCCTTTGTCAGCTACGAGCGCACGATCTGGAAAAATCGCATCAAGTGGAAGGTCCAGCTCAATGCGCGCAACATCATCGCGGACGACTCCGTGATTCCGATCGGTGTCCAGCCCTGGGGCGAGTACTCAACGGTGCGCCTACCCCCCGAAAAGCGCTGGTACCTGACCAACACGTTCACGTTCTGA